In Emys orbicularis isolate rEmyOrb1 chromosome 12, rEmyOrb1.hap1, whole genome shotgun sequence, one genomic interval encodes:
- the LOC135886857 gene encoding olfactory receptor 13A1-like, with protein sequence MEPSNHTRVTEFIMQGLFDHPHHQGLFFGLFLCLYTAVVMGNSLIIVAIVLHPPLHTPMYFFIANLATLDIMCSSSVLPKMMKNLMQEKKTISFDGCMAQVFAFTLSGGIELMLLTIMSYDRYVAICHPLRYVNLMTKRICISLAIGVWAVGVVNSVVNTLIMLRLDFCGPNLIQHFFCEIPPVLALSCSSIYLNQVMMILADIFLAMGNFMLTTVSYSFIIITILKIRSSKGKQRAFSTCSSHLLVVTLFYSSIIYTYIRPTSSYSLDKDKLVAIMYTLVTPILNPLIYSLRNRDIKMAFRKISPFAMKT encoded by the coding sequence ATGGAACCCAGTAATCACACCAGGGTGACCGAGTTCATCATGCAGGGGCTCTTTGACCATCCTCACCATCAGGGGCTGTTCTTTGGACTATTCCTCTGCCTTTATACAGCTGTCGTCATGGGCAATTCCCTGATCATTGTGGCTATTGTCCTACACCCacctctccacacccccatgtacttcttcatTGCCAATTTGGCCACCCTCGACATTATGTGCAGTTCTTCAGTTCTGCCCAAGATGATGAAAAACCTGATGCAGGAGAAGAAAACCATCTCCTTTGATGGCTGCATGGCCCAGGTCTTTGCCTTCACTTTGTCAGGGGGGATAGAGCTTATGCTCCTCACTATCATGTCATATGACAGGTATGTAGCCATCTGCCACCCCTTGCGCTATGTCAACCTCATGACCAAGAGAATTTGCATCAGTTTAGCCATCGGGGTCTGGGCTGTTGGTGTTGTCAATTCAGTGGTGAACACATTGATCATGCTGCGCTTGGATTTTTGCGGGCCAAACCTCATCCAGCATTTCTTCTGTGAGATCCCACCAGTGCTGGCACTGTCCTGCAGCTCCATCTACCTCAACCAAGTTATGATGATCTTGGCAGACATCTTCCTGGCCATGGGAAACTTCATGCTGACGACCGTGTCCTATAGCTTCATCATCATCACTATCCTGAAAATCCGGAGCTCCAAAGGGAAGCAGAGAGCCTTCTCCACCTGTTCCTCCCACTTGCTTGTGGTCACCTTGTTCTATTCCTCCATCATCTACACCTACATCCGGCCAACCTCCAGTTATTCACTGGATAAGGACAAGTTGGTGGCCATAATGTACACTCTAGTGACTCCCATTCTGAACCCTCTGATCTACAGTCTGCGCAATAGGGACATCAAAATGGCCTTCAGGAAAATTTCTCCTTTTGCCATGAAAACATAA